From a single Pseudalkalibacillus hwajinpoensis genomic region:
- the qoxC gene encoding cytochrome aa3 quinol oxidase subunit III — MESVEYSPNTPLEYQSETGRLNILGFWIFLGAEIALFSTLFATYLVLVGRTAGGPGPEELFEISGVLIETFLLLTSSFTCGLAIHYMRNHSLKGLFLWLGITLALGLGFLGFEIYEFVHYIHEGAALTTSAYWSGFFVLVGTHGAHVTMGIAWISLILIQLKQRGLTPDTTRKVFISSLYWHFLDVVWIFIFTAVYLYGMVM, encoded by the coding sequence ATGGAATCAGTCGAATATTCTCCTAACACGCCTTTGGAATATCAGTCGGAAACTGGCCGTCTGAATATTCTAGGCTTCTGGATCTTCCTTGGCGCCGAAATTGCCCTGTTTTCAACATTGTTTGCGACCTACTTAGTGTTAGTAGGTCGGACAGCTGGCGGTCCAGGACCAGAAGAGCTTTTTGAAATAAGTGGTGTGTTAATTGAAACGTTTTTGCTACTAACAAGTAGTTTCACATGTGGACTTGCCATACACTATATGAGAAACCATTCTCTTAAAGGTTTGTTTCTCTGGTTAGGCATTACACTTGCATTAGGTCTAGGATTCCTAGGATTTGAAATTTATGAATTTGTTCACTATATTCATGAAGGTGCAGCACTAACAACGAGTGCTTACTGGTCGGGCTTCTTTGTACTAGTTGGAACACACGGTGCCCACGTAACAATGGGTATCGCATGGATTTCACTTATTTTGATTCAATTAAAGCAGCGTGGATTAACACCTGATACAACAAGGAAGGTCTTTATTTCAAGTCTATACTGGCACTTTCTTGACGTTGTGTGGATCTTCATCTTCACAGCAGTCTACTTGTATGGGATGGTGATGTAA
- the qoxD gene encoding cytochrome aa3 quinol oxidase subunit IV, which yields MSSNNEQTNSHNHFPWSHVIGFGLSIVLTLIALWVGFYSGFSLTTIMIIVVILALIQASIQLLMFMHITESEDSRIQTGTILYAVFIAVAVVAGSIWVMSFGMQYMNM from the coding sequence ATGTCCTCTAATAACGAGCAGACGAACAGCCATAACCACTTCCCATGGAGCCATGTGATCGGATTCGGTCTATCGATTGTATTAACATTAATAGCTTTATGGGTAGGATTCTACTCAGGATTCAGTCTTACAACGATCATGATCATTGTTGTAATACTTGCATTGATTCAAGCATCCATTCAACTCTTAATGTTTATGCATATTACGGAGAGCGAAGATAGTCGAATACAGACCGGTACGATTCTATACGCTGTCTTTATCGCAGTTGCCGTTGTGGCTGGCTCAATCTGGGTTATGTCTTTTGGAATGCAATATATGAATATGTAA
- the qoxA gene encoding cytochrome aa3 quinol oxidase subunit II, which translates to MKSMLALGMFLAVMVLSGCSNLTVLDPKGPVAEQQANLILFSIGFMLFIVVVVFVLFTLILVKYRERKSGPEYEPPHIEGNVFLEIVWTVIPIIILIVLAVPTVQTIFALEKPPEATSHKDPIVIHATSVDWKWVFSYPEENIETVNYLHIPEDHPILFKLSSADSMGSFWIPSLGGQEYTMSGMMTELYLQADEIGEYRGRNSNFTGEGFTEQVFTVTAESEEDYNEWVEEAQEAPELTQEKYNELMLKGHAEEMTFSETHLQWVNHGMDAEYATKVRNGELNEEDDSHDSHSGMDHKDSEKDSESDSH; encoded by the coding sequence ATGAAGTCAATGCTTGCTCTCGGTATGTTTCTAGCCGTTATGGTACTGAGTGGTTGTAGTAATTTAACCGTACTTGATCCAAAAGGACCTGTAGCAGAACAACAAGCAAATCTAATTCTTTTCTCAATTGGATTTATGCTGTTTATTGTTGTTGTCGTATTTGTTCTATTTACATTAATTCTAGTAAAATATCGAGAACGTAAAAGTGGGCCTGAATATGAGCCTCCTCACATTGAGGGTAATGTGTTCCTTGAAATTGTGTGGACAGTTATTCCAATTATTATTCTAATTGTTCTTGCAGTCCCAACGGTGCAAACAATTTTTGCATTGGAGAAGCCTCCAGAGGCAACATCTCATAAAGATCCGATCGTGATACACGCAACTTCGGTCGACTGGAAATGGGTATTTAGCTATCCGGAAGAGAATATTGAAACGGTTAATTATCTTCATATTCCAGAGGATCACCCGATTTTATTCAAGCTTTCATCTGCAGATTCAATGGGTTCATTCTGGATTCCGTCATTAGGCGGGCAGGAATACACGATGTCTGGCATGATGACTGAACTCTATTTGCAGGCAGATGAAATTGGTGAATATCGTGGTCGTAACTCAAACTTTACGGGTGAAGGATTCACTGAACAGGTGTTTACAGTAACGGCTGAATCTGAAGAAGATTACAATGAATGGGTTGAAGAGGCGCAAGAAGCGCCTGAATTAACTCAGGAGAAATACAATGAGCTTATGTTGAAGGGACATGCTGAAGAGATGACTTTCTCAGAAACACACCTTCAATGGGTCAATCATGGGATGGATGCTGAATACGCAACAAAAGTGCGTAACGGTGAATTAAATGAGGAAGATGATTCTCATGATTCCCACTCAGGTATGGACCATAAAGATTCCGAGAAAGATTCTGAGTCAGACTCGCATTAA
- the qoxB gene encoding cytochrome aa3 quinol oxidase subunit I encodes MKWDEFFVTGDPLIYGADVSIALTLIGAIFALTYFKKWKWLWTEWLTTVDHKKLGIMYIIAAVLMLFRGGVDALLMRAQLTVPNSDFLDATHYNEIFTTHGTIMIIFMAMPFLIGLINVVVPLQIGARDVAYPFLNAVSFWTFFMGAMLFNISFVIGGSPSAGWTSYVPLAGLELSPGVGQNYYLLGLQIAGIGTLLTGINFLVTILKMRVPSMKLMQMPIFTWSSLITMVIIIFAFPVLTVALALMTFDRLFGSHFFTMMDGGMPMLWANLFWIWGHPEVYIVILPAFGMFSEIISTFARKTLFGYKAMVYSMVVIAGLSFLVWVHHFFTMGAGGAVNSFFSITTMLIAVPTGVKIFNWLFTLYKGRIRFTTAMLWSLAFIPNFVIGGVTGVMLAMAAADYQYHNTYFLVAHFHYVLISGTVYACFAGLYFWYPKMFNHRLNERLGKWSFWIFVAGFNLCFFPMYFLGLAGMPRRIYTYGIGDGWMSMNVLATFGGVLMGIGFLILVYNIYYSFRYSPRETTGDPWDGRTLEWSTPAPVPHYNFAHLPEVKGHDAFWIMKEEKKQGRSPEKKPYKPIHMPSYSGVPIVMSVFFFISGFGMVFSWHWMSILGLIGVLATMVIRSFDYDKGFYVSVEEIEEHEKKTTL; translated from the coding sequence ATGAAATGGGATGAATTTTTTGTTACCGGGGATCCGTTAATATATGGCGCTGATGTTTCGATCGCATTAACATTGATCGGCGCAATATTCGCTCTAACATATTTCAAGAAGTGGAAATGGTTGTGGACAGAATGGCTAACAACTGTTGACCACAAAAAACTCGGTATCATGTATATCATAGCAGCGGTTCTTATGCTATTCCGCGGTGGTGTTGATGCCTTGCTCATGAGGGCGCAATTAACTGTACCAAATTCAGATTTCCTGGATGCTACCCACTACAACGAAATTTTCACAACTCACGGTACGATCATGATTATCTTCATGGCGATGCCGTTCTTGATTGGTTTAATTAACGTTGTCGTTCCACTACAGATTGGTGCGCGAGACGTAGCTTATCCGTTTTTGAACGCGGTAAGTTTCTGGACATTTTTCATGGGGGCTATGCTCTTTAACATTTCTTTTGTTATCGGCGGATCGCCTTCTGCTGGTTGGACAAGTTATGTTCCTTTAGCTGGACTCGAGCTGAGTCCTGGAGTAGGACAGAACTACTATCTGCTCGGCTTACAAATTGCAGGTATAGGTACATTGCTAACGGGAATTAACTTCCTTGTTACAATCTTGAAAATGAGAGTACCTTCTATGAAGCTCATGCAAATGCCTATATTTACATGGTCTTCCTTAATTACCATGGTTATTATTATCTTTGCATTCCCGGTTCTTACCGTCGCACTTGCACTTATGACATTTGACCGTTTGTTTGGAAGTCACTTCTTTACGATGATGGACGGCGGTATGCCAATGCTATGGGCAAACCTCTTCTGGATCTGGGGTCACCCTGAAGTATATATCGTTATTCTTCCAGCGTTCGGTATGTTCTCGGAAATTATTAGTACATTCGCACGTAAAACACTTTTCGGCTATAAAGCAATGGTTTACTCCATGGTTGTTATTGCAGGACTAAGCTTCCTCGTATGGGTTCACCACTTCTTTACAATGGGAGCAGGTGGAGCAGTTAACTCGTTCTTCTCAATCACAACGATGCTAATTGCTGTTCCGACAGGTGTGAAGATATTTAACTGGCTTTTCACTCTGTACAAAGGACGAATACGATTTACAACGGCGATGTTGTGGTCGCTTGCCTTTATTCCGAACTTCGTTATCGGAGGAGTAACGGGTGTTATGCTTGCCATGGCAGCAGCTGACTATCAATACCATAATACGTACTTCCTTGTTGCTCACTTCCACTACGTGCTCATCTCGGGTACTGTATACGCTTGTTTTGCAGGATTATACTTCTGGTATCCAAAAATGTTCAATCACCGTTTGAACGAGCGTCTTGGTAAATGGAGCTTCTGGATTTTCGTAGCAGGATTTAACCTTTGTTTCTTCCCGATGTACTTCCTTGGTCTTGCAGGAATGCCTCGTCGTATTTACACATACGGCATCGGAGACGGTTGGATGAGCATGAACGTCCTTGCTACATTTGGCGGAGTTCTTATGGGAATCGGCTTCTTGATTCTTGTTTATAACATTTACTACAGCTTCCGCTATTCTCCACGTGAAACAACTGGTGACCCGTGGGATGGAAGAACGCTTGAATGGTCAACACCAGCACCAGTCCCGCACTACAATTTCGCTCACCTTCCTGAAGTGAAGGGACATGATGCATTCTGGATTATGAAAGAAGAGAAGAAGCAAGGGAGGTCACCAGAGAAGAAACCTTATAAGCCAATTCATATGCCAAGTTATTCAGGCGTACCGATTGTCATGAGTGTGTTCTTCTTCATTTCAGGCTTTGGGATGGTATTCTCATGGCACTGGATGTCGATCCTTGGTTTAATCGGAGTTCTTGCAACAATGGTCATTCGTTCATTTGATTATGATAAAGGCTTCTACGTAAGTGTAGAAGAAATAGAAGAGCATGAGAAAAAGACTACCTTATAA
- a CDS encoding sucrose-6-phosphate hydrolase — MDRNVELKQLAVKEIEANREEVEKDPFRPHFHLMPPVGLLNDPNGFIHWNGVYHVFFQWMPFKTGHGAKFWGHYTSTDLIHWELAPTALAPGDWYDKNGCYSGSAVTHEDKLLLFYTGNVKDEEGNRETYQCLAESQDGVTFDKKGVVLELPEGYTPHFRDPKVWKHLGKWYMVIGTQNLEEEGRVVLFESEDLKDWTLKGDVTASGHDRLGSFGFMWECPDLFELDGTDVLLFSPQGLEPDGDQYQNVYQTGYLSGALDYEMGTLAHGEFSEIDRGFEFYAPQTTLDENGRRLMIGWMGVPEQGEEHHPTKAHKWIHTLTIPRELRFEKGKLIQRPVQELETMRHNKVEKSATLSENKIEWEELNGTVYELLLQLKSVKGSFSVEFRNHATMTFNSVAQKLTFKRKSFVNGNEETRSCSMKEVNELRFYVDASSIEVFVNNGEEVFTSRIFPEHGDESLVFKADGQTEFEAAKWKLA, encoded by the coding sequence ATGGATCGAAATGTGGAATTGAAACAACTCGCTGTTAAAGAAATTGAGGCAAATCGTGAAGAAGTTGAAAAGGATCCCTTTCGCCCTCATTTTCATTTGATGCCACCGGTTGGTCTTCTGAATGACCCCAATGGGTTTATTCATTGGAACGGGGTATACCATGTCTTCTTCCAATGGATGCCATTTAAAACTGGTCATGGCGCTAAATTCTGGGGGCATTACACGTCTACAGACCTTATACATTGGGAACTTGCCCCAACGGCATTAGCACCAGGAGACTGGTACGATAAAAATGGGTGTTATTCGGGGAGTGCAGTAACTCATGAGGATAAGCTACTGCTTTTCTATACAGGTAACGTAAAAGATGAAGAGGGCAATCGTGAGACGTATCAATGTTTGGCAGAATCTCAGGATGGCGTCACTTTTGATAAAAAGGGAGTCGTTCTTGAACTTCCAGAGGGATACACACCTCATTTTCGTGACCCAAAAGTATGGAAGCACTTAGGTAAGTGGTATATGGTGATTGGAACCCAGAACCTTGAAGAAGAGGGTAGGGTTGTCCTGTTCGAATCTGAAGACCTAAAGGACTGGACGTTGAAAGGTGATGTGACTGCATCTGGCCATGACAGACTTGGATCGTTCGGGTTCATGTGGGAATGTCCTGATTTATTCGAGCTTGATGGAACCGATGTGCTTCTATTTTCACCTCAGGGTCTTGAGCCTGACGGCGATCAGTATCAAAATGTTTACCAAACAGGATACCTTTCAGGTGCGCTTGATTACGAAATGGGGACATTAGCTCACGGTGAATTTAGTGAGATTGACCGTGGGTTTGAATTCTATGCCCCCCAAACGACCCTTGATGAAAATGGAAGGCGACTTATGATTGGCTGGATGGGTGTTCCGGAACAAGGAGAGGAACATCATCCTACAAAAGCGCATAAATGGATTCATACATTAACCATTCCGCGTGAGCTCAGGTTTGAGAAAGGTAAGCTCATTCAAAGACCTGTGCAAGAGCTTGAAACAATGCGCCATAATAAAGTAGAAAAGAGCGCCACGCTTTCAGAAAATAAAATTGAATGGGAAGAATTGAATGGAACGGTTTATGAATTACTTCTACAGCTGAAAAGCGTGAAGGGCTCATTTTCTGTCGAATTTCGAAATCATGCAACGATGACTTTCAATTCGGTGGCCCAAAAGTTAACGTTTAAACGCAAAAGCTTTGTTAATGGTAACGAGGAAACACGAAGCTGTTCGATGAAAGAAGTGAACGAGCTTAGATTTTATGTAGATGCTTCTTCCATTGAAGTGTTCGTAAATAATGGTGAGGAAGTATTCACGTCTAGAATTTTTCCTGAGCATGGGGATGAGAGTCTTGTTTTTAAAGCGGATGGACAAACAGAGTTCGAAGCAGCGAAGTGGAAGCTTGCCTAA
- a CDS encoding SDR family NAD(P)-dependent oxidoreductase, producing the protein MDLQLTNKLALVTGSTSGIGRGIAETLLKEGAEVIINGRTEERVQGVVEELSTLGTVHGIAGDLAKEDDSNKLIEKVNNIGSLDILINNMGMFEVKAFTDVSDEEWMTYFQINVLSAIRLSRHFLPDMLSRDSGRILNIASEAGVKPLTQMLPYSVTKSSMISLSRGLAEMTQGTNVTVNSVLPGPTWTDGVASFMEGAAAEENKDLENFTRDYFKDNEPTSLIQRFARVEEVASTVAFLASPLSSAINGSAQRVEGGIIRSV; encoded by the coding sequence ATGGACTTACAATTAACAAATAAATTAGCACTTGTAACAGGATCAACATCAGGAATTGGTAGAGGTATTGCTGAAACGCTATTAAAAGAAGGTGCGGAAGTCATCATTAACGGACGAACAGAAGAACGTGTTCAGGGTGTCGTAGAAGAATTATCCACACTCGGAACTGTACATGGCATTGCAGGTGATCTTGCAAAAGAGGATGATAGCAACAAACTTATTGAAAAGGTAAACAACATCGGTTCTCTTGATATTCTGATTAATAATATGGGGATGTTCGAAGTAAAAGCATTCACCGATGTTTCCGATGAAGAATGGATGACGTATTTCCAAATAAATGTTCTAAGTGCAATTCGTCTTTCTCGACACTTCCTTCCTGACATGCTTTCTCGTGATTCAGGCCGCATATTAAACATCGCAAGTGAGGCAGGGGTTAAGCCACTTACCCAAATGCTTCCATATTCGGTAACGAAAAGTTCAATGATTAGCCTTTCACGAGGCCTTGCTGAAATGACACAGGGTACGAATGTAACTGTTAATTCCGTTCTCCCTGGCCCGACGTGGACAGATGGCGTAGCTAGTTTCATGGAAGGTGCTGCAGCCGAAGAAAACAAAGATCTTGAAAACTTTACTCGTGACTATTTTAAAGATAATGAACCAACATCTCTTATTCAGCGTTTTGCTCGAGTGGAGGAAGTAGCAAGTACAGTGGCATTCCTTGCTTCGCCATTATCATCAGCAATCAACGGATCCGCTCAACGAGTGGAAGGCGGAATCATACGTTCCGTTTAA
- a CDS encoding sucrose-specific PTS transporter subunit IIBC — protein sequence MATNREIAQEVIEAIGGEENIQSVAHCATRLRIMVHDQEKIDQERVEGVEKVKGAFYNSGQYQVIFGTGTVNRIYDEVTALGLTGSTKSEQKESAAKQGNAFQRAIRSFGDVFVPIIPALVATGLFMGLRGLVLQEEILALFGLTPGDISDNFILFTQVLTDTAFIFLPALVAWSTFRVFGGNPTIGLVLGLMLVTPALPNAWEVAAGNAEPLKFLGFIPVVGYQGSVIPAFVAGLLGAKLEKRIRKMVPEALDLILTPFLVLLIMITLSLFAIGPIFHTVEEYIMDGTIFILDLPFGLSGLIIGFFHQIIVITGVHHIFNFLEIQLFENLGFNPFNPIISAAIAAQGGAALAVGLKTKSKKLKALALPSALSAFLGITEPAIFGVNLRYMKPFVMGLIGGAVGGFLASLFKLKATGLAVTVIPGTLLFLNSQIFLYLLVNLIAIGIAFGLTWAFGYKDGMLENKK from the coding sequence ATGGCGACTAATCGTGAAATAGCACAGGAAGTTATTGAAGCTATTGGTGGGGAGGAGAATATCCAATCCGTTGCACATTGTGCAACAAGACTCCGCATTATGGTGCATGACCAGGAAAAGATTGATCAAGAAAGAGTAGAAGGTGTTGAAAAAGTAAAAGGTGCTTTCTATAACTCAGGACAATATCAAGTTATTTTTGGAACTGGAACAGTTAATCGCATTTATGATGAAGTAACAGCACTGGGCTTAACTGGTTCCACGAAGTCAGAACAAAAAGAAAGTGCAGCTAAACAGGGGAATGCTTTCCAGCGTGCGATCCGCTCATTCGGAGATGTTTTCGTCCCAATTATTCCAGCTCTAGTAGCGACCGGTTTATTTATGGGACTTCGCGGCCTTGTTCTCCAGGAAGAAATTCTTGCTCTTTTTGGCTTAACGCCTGGTGACATTTCGGATAACTTTATTCTATTTACTCAGGTTCTAACAGATACGGCCTTTATCTTTTTACCTGCTCTTGTAGCATGGTCAACATTCCGGGTATTTGGAGGTAATCCGACGATAGGGTTGGTACTCGGATTGATGCTTGTTACACCTGCCCTTCCGAACGCATGGGAAGTAGCAGCAGGTAATGCAGAGCCACTTAAGTTTCTAGGATTTATTCCTGTAGTTGGTTATCAGGGTTCTGTTATTCCAGCCTTTGTTGCAGGTTTACTTGGTGCAAAACTTGAGAAACGGATCCGTAAAATGGTTCCGGAAGCTTTAGACCTAATTTTAACTCCGTTTCTAGTGTTGTTAATTATGATTACATTGTCGCTATTTGCAATCGGACCGATTTTCCATACAGTAGAAGAGTACATTATGGATGGCACCATCTTTATTCTTGATCTTCCATTTGGACTAAGTGGACTAATCATCGGGTTCTTCCACCAGATCATTGTTATTACCGGTGTGCATCACATTTTTAATTTCCTTGAAATTCAGCTGTTTGAAAATCTTGGTTTTAACCCGTTTAATCCAATTATCTCAGCAGCCATCGCTGCACAGGGTGGTGCTGCATTAGCAGTAGGATTGAAAACAAAGTCTAAGAAGTTAAAAGCACTGGCTCTTCCATCTGCACTATCTGCTTTTCTTGGCATTACAGAGCCAGCAATCTTTGGGGTAAACCTTCGCTATATGAAGCCATTTGTTATGGGACTTATCGGAGGAGCTGTTGGAGGATTTCTTGCGTCTCTATTCAAGCTAAAAGCAACTGGACTCGCTGTAACGGTTATTCCTGGTACACTTCTTTTCTTAAATAGTCAGATCTTCTTATACCTTCTTGTTAACCTGATTGCCATCGGAATTGCATTTGGATTAACATGGGCATTTGGTTACAAAGACGGTATGCTTGAAAATAAAAAGTAA
- a CDS encoding GNAT family N-acetyltransferase has protein sequence MRKLEKKEVIDAIRLSEYAFQYKIPEKDLEKKIAAYSEHEIWGDYEEGSLAAKLHLIDFETFIAGRSFAMGGVASVATYPEFRRGGRVARLLRHALVEMKNKGQTISYLHPFHIPFYRKFGFEVLSSWKKLKLNKEDFNTLPQVGGKVRRIALTNVYETLNPVYEEFAQRFNGMLVRTESWWKERVYSEGFLFAGYTNEEGNITGYVYYQVKDRSLEVEEFVCLDGEARRGLWNYLCQHDSMIEGGTILTHEGDPFPFILSNPKVKTNVEPYFMARIIDVEAFLQLYPFELNEGESLFLHIIDEQAEWNNGSFQIHSDGVKMFKGDNTNASCKHPPKRGLRCNISTLTAILTGYQNPAFLYEAGLLQGPKKDVEVLKGILSKRETNFMDFF, from the coding sequence ATGCGTAAACTTGAGAAAAAAGAAGTAATCGATGCGATACGGCTTTCGGAATATGCTTTTCAATATAAAATCCCTGAAAAGGATCTAGAGAAGAAGATAGCTGCCTATAGTGAGCATGAAATCTGGGGAGATTATGAAGAAGGAAGTCTTGCAGCCAAACTTCACCTGATTGATTTTGAAACGTTTATTGCCGGCAGGTCCTTTGCAATGGGAGGGGTTGCTTCAGTTGCTACATATCCGGAGTTTAGAAGAGGTGGCAGGGTTGCACGTCTGCTTCGACATGCACTTGTAGAAATGAAAAATAAAGGCCAAACAATATCCTATCTTCATCCTTTTCACATCCCGTTTTATCGCAAATTCGGATTCGAAGTGCTTAGTAGTTGGAAAAAGCTCAAATTAAATAAGGAAGATTTTAACACGTTACCTCAAGTAGGCGGAAAAGTACGTAGAATTGCTCTTACAAATGTGTATGAAACACTTAATCCAGTGTACGAAGAATTTGCTCAACGCTTCAATGGCATGCTTGTGCGCACTGAAAGCTGGTGGAAGGAACGGGTTTATTCAGAAGGGTTTTTATTTGCTGGCTATACGAATGAAGAAGGGAATATAACTGGGTATGTGTATTATCAAGTGAAAGATCGTTCCCTTGAAGTGGAGGAATTTGTCTGTCTGGATGGGGAAGCGAGAAGAGGTCTATGGAACTATCTGTGTCAGCATGATTCCATGATTGAAGGTGGAACGATTCTAACGCACGAAGGAGATCCATTTCCTTTCATACTTTCGAATCCAAAAGTGAAAACAAATGTTGAGCCATATTTTATGGCACGAATTATCGACGTTGAAGCCTTTCTACAACTCTATCCATTCGAATTGAATGAGGGTGAATCTCTGTTTCTACATATTATTGATGAACAGGCTGAATGGAACAATGGTAGTTTTCAAATTCATTCTGACGGTGTAAAGATGTTTAAAGGGGATAATACTAATGCCTCCTGCAAGCATCCACCAAAACGTGGACTTCGCTGTAATATTAGTACACTCACGGCTATTCTGACTGGATACCAGAACCCTGCATTTCTATATGAAGCTGGTTTACTTCAAGGGCCTAAGAAGGACGTTGAGGTGTTGAAGGGGATTTTGTCGAAGAGAGAAACAAATTTTATGGATTTCTTTTAA
- a CDS encoding LacI family DNA-binding transcriptional regulator, producing MPTIKDVAKRAGVSRTTVSRVLNDNGYVSQEARQRVVEAVEEMGYIPSAHAKTMRTKRSGVIGVILPRISTETASRVVNGIETELAANGYQILLTNTQLKPEKEIENIRLLKSRQVDGIILLATNRNQNLLDTIADTSIPFVAIGQELTGVTSVVYDDYNSAFAVIESFISKGHDKIGFIGVPETDHAVGVVRKQGYFDAMEKHGLSVEEGWVQHGNFSFESGHAAAKQMLAEAETRPTAVFAVTDRMAIGALGYFKEQNVHVPKEMALFGIGASDLSRHVTPALSTVDYFNEDAGQKTAQLILEQLNGKILEQEKIKLNYRLIERDSV from the coding sequence ATGCCAACAATTAAAGATGTAGCAAAACGTGCAGGCGTTTCACGCACGACGGTATCAAGAGTGCTAAATGATAATGGGTATGTTAGTCAGGAAGCAAGACAACGAGTTGTTGAAGCGGTCGAAGAAATGGGATATATCCCGAGTGCTCATGCGAAAACGATGAGAACGAAACGTTCAGGGGTTATCGGCGTGATCTTACCGAGAATCAGCACGGAAACGGCCAGTAGAGTAGTTAACGGAATCGAGACTGAACTTGCAGCTAATGGTTATCAAATACTCCTTACGAATACACAATTAAAACCTGAGAAGGAAATTGAGAATATTAGATTGTTGAAAAGTCGTCAGGTAGACGGCATTATTTTGCTTGCAACAAATCGCAACCAGAATCTTCTTGATACGATTGCTGACACGTCTATTCCCTTTGTGGCAATCGGCCAGGAGCTTACTGGAGTGACCTCAGTTGTATACGATGATTATAATTCAGCATTTGCTGTTATTGAATCGTTCATTTCAAAAGGACATGATAAGATTGGGTTTATCGGAGTACCTGAAACTGACCATGCAGTTGGTGTTGTTCGGAAACAGGGTTACTTTGATGCAATGGAAAAACACGGCCTTTCAGTGGAAGAAGGGTGGGTTCAGCATGGAAACTTCAGTTTTGAATCTGGCCATGCAGCAGCTAAACAAATGTTGGCAGAGGCCGAAACCAGACCGACCGCCGTATTTGCTGTTACTGATCGCATGGCAATTGGTGCACTCGGGTATTTTAAAGAGCAAAACGTCCATGTGCCAAAAGAAATGGCGCTATTCGGAATTGGAGCTTCCGATTTATCTCGACATGTCACGCCAGCTTTATCAACAGTAGACTATTTTAATGAAGATGCAGGTCAAAAAACAGCACAGCTGATTTTAGAACAGCTTAATGGGAAAATTTTGGAACAAGAAAAAATTAAACTTAACTATAGACTTATTGAAAGAGATAGTGTATAG
- a CDS encoding spore morphogenesis/germination protein YwcE, which produces MDVYMVYLFVITATPLFLWQDYKKLALLHTPFIVVIWALLIFYIGGGMAPVAHTIFIALFAINVLFAHLAAYLIFARPFLKERSLAKKMPTIE; this is translated from the coding sequence ATGGATGTCTATATGGTCTATCTTTTCGTTATTACGGCTACACCACTGTTTCTGTGGCAAGATTATAAGAAGCTTGCGCTTCTTCACACGCCATTTATTGTGGTAATCTGGGCTCTACTAATATTCTATATCGGAGGCGGAATGGCTCCAGTTGCACATACGATCTTTATTGCTCTTTTTGCCATTAACGTTCTTTTTGCCCATCTTGCTGCTTATCTCATTTTCGCTCGACCTTTCTTGAAGGAACGTTCTCTAGCTAAGAAAATGCCAACTATCGAATAA